One region of Oryza glaberrima chromosome 7, OglaRS2, whole genome shotgun sequence genomic DNA includes:
- the LOC127779328 gene encoding suppressor of RPS4-RLD 1, producing the protein MGSERAELARVCGGRNWSKAIRILDAHLARSPSSIHDLCNRAFCYSQLELHKHVVKDCDRALELDPALLQAYVLKGKALSALGKREEALAVWEQGHEVAVRDTMDLKQLLELEELVSSVKICETIECEDRVVDASPCDTKVVISEDRVVDISCTATTMADTKTVVCEENIGNSGVISNGAVILANDNKADNNKECSSPTKDTTGTHHTPKKTTKPDKKSKAKGRKEINSQIEDVADSISSGETVAVDQTLFASKISKSSKSISLDFRLSRGIAQVNEGRYDQAISIFDQILRETPTYPEALIGRGTAYAFQRELDSAISDFTKAIQSNPSAGEAWKRRGQARAALGEFTEAVEDLTKALEFEPNSPDILHERGIVNFKFKDYNAAVEDLSTCVKRDKKNSSAHTYLGLTLSALGEYKRAEDEHLLGIKYDENFLDSWAHLSQLYLDIGCPEKMLNNVEKVLQIDVSFGKAYHLRGILYHGMGKHRSAIKDLSVALKHESSNIECLYLRASCHHAIGEYKAAIKDYDDVLDLELDSMDKFVLQCLAFYQKEIALYTASKANLEFSQFNIDDDVDPLFKEYWCKRLHPKNVAEKVYRQPPLRISLRSGRLNKQDFKFTKHQTTLILAADSIGKKIQYNCRGFLPNQRQYRMAGLAAIEIAQKVSKAWRFLRNPKNNAKLVRRRDKLNACQNRGGYCSTSTLSGSPTSSPNEDRISSGISLSWHDVYNIAVKWRQISEPCDPVVWINKLSEEFNSGFGSHTPMLLGQAKIIRYYPYYQSVLEAAKNIMLDLKYVNNAEDRAIFLTDIEKLKKIEVASSCSELYHIVGETYWVSTRCDSIAFQGRRLEGTRITTQNMGKTGFDFAIRTPCTPSRWEEYDEEMSAAWEAICEAYCSDTNPTRDPDTLDAVKAAILRMTYYWYNFMPLSRGSAVVGYVVLLGLFLAANMDVTASIPQGVQVDWEAILSQDPDTFVDKIKPWLYPSIKTSRNLKDYADVSVAFSTTGSVVAALTCVDT; encoded by the exons CATCCGCATCCTCGACGCGCACCTCGCCCGCTCCCCGTCCTCCATCCACGACCTCTG CAACCGGGCCTTCTGCTACTCCCAGCTCGAGCTCCACAAGCACGTCGTCAAGGATTGCGACCGCGCGCTGGAGCTGGACCCGGCGCTGCTCCAGGCCTACGTGCTCAAAG GCAAGGCCTTGTCTGCATTAGGGAAAAGAGAGGAAGCTTTGGCTGTTTGGGAGCAAGGACATGAGGTTGCTGTTCGTGATACAATGGACCTGAAACAATTGCTTGAGTTGGAAGAATTGGTTTCCTCTGTTAAAATCTGTGAGACGATCGAGTGTGAAGACCGTGTCGTGGATGCATCGCCATGTGATACCAAAGTTGTTATATCCGAAGATCGTGTTGTTGACATATCATGCACTGCAACTACAATGGCTGATACAAAAACTGTTGTTTGTGAAGAAAACATCGGGAACTCTGGAGTTATATCGAATGGTGCTGTGATATTGGCTAATGATAATAAAGCGGACAACAATAAAGAATGCAGCAGTCCAACAAAAGATACAACAGGGACACATCATACTCCCAAGAAAACAACAAAGCCAGAtaagaaaagcaaagcaaaaggtagaaaagaaataaacagCCAAATCGAAGATGTGGCAGATAGCATAAGTTCCGGTGAAACTGTAGCAGTAGATCAAACACTATTTGCttcaaaaatatcaaaatcatcAAAATCCATAAGCTTGGATTTCCGCCTTTCCAGAGGCATTGCACAG GTGAATGAAGGAAGGTATGACCAAGCAATATCCATTTTTGATCAG ATACTGCGAGAAACTCCAACATATCCAGAGGCACTGATTGGAAGAGGAACAGCTTATGCATTTCAAAGAGAATTGGATTCTGCTATTTCTGACTTCACCAAG GCTATACAATCAAACCCATCAGCTGGTGAGGCATGGAAGCGGCGGGGACAAGCTCGTGCTGCTTTAGGAGAGTTCACCGAG GCTGTTGAAGACTTGACTAAAGCATTGGAATTTGAACCAAATTCTCCTGATATTTTACATGAAAGAG GAATTGTGAACTTCAAATTCAAGGACTACAATGCGGCAGTGGAAGATCTCTCAACATGCGTGAAGCGTGACAAGAAAAACAGTTCTGCACACACCTACTTA GGACTAACTCTTTCGGCACTTGGGGAGTACAAACGTGCTGAAGATGAGCATCTCCTTGGCATAAAATATGATGAGAACTTCCTTGACAGTTGGGCTCACCTATCTCAG CTTTACCTTGATATAGGTTGTCCAGAGAAGATGTTGAATAATGTTGAGAAAGTTCTTCAAATTGATGTCAG CTTTGGAAAAGCATACCATCTACGTGGAATTCTCTACCATGGAATGGGTAAACATAG GAGTGCTATCAAAGATCTGTCGGTTGCTTTAAAACATGAGAGTTCAAATATAGAGTGCCTATACTTGCGTGCCTCTTGTCATCATGCGATTGGAGAGTACAAGGCCGCG ATCAAAGATTATGATGATGTCCTCGACTTGGAGCTTGACTCCATGGATAAATTTGTGCTACAATGTTTGGCCTTCTATCAG AAGGAAATCGCTCTGTATACTGCTTCAAAGGCCAATTTAGAGTTCTCTCAGTTTAACATTGATGATGATGTTGACCCACTGTTCAAG GAATATTGGTGCAAACGACTGCATCCTAAAAATGTGGCTGAAAAGGTCTATCGGCAACCACCGTTACGGATCTCACTGAGAAGTGGACGCCTTAACAAGCAAGACTTCAAATTCACAAAGCATCAGACAACTCTTATCCTAGCTGCAGATTCAATTGGGAAGAAGATACAATATAATTGTCGTGGCTTCTTGCCGAATCAACGCCAG TACCGAATGGCTGGGTTGGCTGCTATTGAGATTGCCCAGAAAGTTTCCAAAGCATGGCGCTTTCTGAGAAATCCAAAGAACAATGCAAAGTTAGTTAGGAGAAGGGATAAGCTTAACGCGTGCCAGAACAGGGGAGGGTATTGCAGCACAAGTACTTTGTCTGGATCACCAACATCCAGTCCAAATGAAGACAGGATTTCCTCTGGAATTTCTCTCTCCTGGCATGATGTCTATAATATTGCTGTTAAATGGAGACAAATTTCTGAACCTTGTGACCCAGTTGTTTGGATCAATAAGCTAAG TGAAGAGTTCAATTCTGGATTTGGTTCTCATACCCCGATGCTTCTAGGCCAAGCAAAAATAATTCGTTACTATCCATATTACCAAAG TGTTTTGGAAGCTGCAAAGAATATCATGCTTGACTTGAAATATGTCAATAATGCGGAGGATCGTGCAATCTTCCTTACAGATATTGAAAAGTTGAAGAAG ATAGAAGTTGCGTCGTCGTGCTCGGAGTTGTACCATATAGTTGGTGAGACCTACTGGGTCTCTACTAGATGCGACAGCATTGCATTTCAGGG GAGGCGTCTTGAAGGGACAAGAATTACCACTCAAAACAT GGGCAAGACAGGATTCGACTTTGCAATACGAACACCTTGTACACCATCAAGGTGGGAGGAATATGATGAAGAAATGTCTGCAGCTTGGGAG GCCATTTGCGAGGCATATTGTAGTGACACGAACCCGACGCGTGACCCTGATACGCTTGATGCTGTGAAGGCAGCAATATTGCGTATGACATATTACTG GTACAACTTCATGCCGCTTTCAAGAGGTTCAGCTGTCGTTGGTTACGTGGTGTTGCTTGGCTTATTTCTGGCAGCAAACATGGATGTCACTGCTAGCATCCCTCAGGGGGTTCAGGTAGATTGGGAGGCCATTCTGTCTCAAGATCCTGACACATTTGTTGATAAAATCAAGCCCTGGCTGTATCCATCAATAAAAACAAGCAGGAACCTGAAAGACTATGCAGATGTCAGCGTGGCATTCAGCACCACAGGATCGGTTGTAGCGGCCTTAACTTGTGTTGACACATGA
- the LOC127778419 gene encoding uncharacterized protein LOC127778419, translating to MPPPPPPPPPMGDGEVERAGMETDGGGEDRISALPDDLLCSILLRLGSTPAAGQTILLSRRWRRLPSKLPRLLFPFPSTPPCVGPGIAANTAPVLRHVDVVCCDSPAGATATWLHLLAPRLAHDGVVYFRNTMSRRRLMAPHRGLGLASPSPTFELPCFATAAKLWLRLEFLNLELPRSGVFARLTEMFLEHVDFNHRGRGDFGHTFSTPRCPLLRRLRIAMCTGIDTMGIYSDSLHHFELEFVPGLMELTLMAPGLRTLELLSCFYYIQEWNCSIHAPDLESLRWGDRFNIGSVLFVGFARLQQLAAFTIPVFGRPDNTIIQEFALLLGRFSAVYRLDLLLSYERANSPCHSNCECDEHPDWNEWEAIVHGLEEAEIRSFRGTEHDFNFVALLFLVSPALKKMTITLDCMADASEESCQKLREIVAVHPGACLEIHQNTSGVFYEFRQSNFTKTPDDHYYG from the exons atgccgccgcctccgcctcctcctcctccgatgggcgacggcgaggtcgagaGAGCCGGCATGGAAACagacggcggaggagaggatCGCATCAGCGCGCTCCCAGACGATCTCCTCTGctccatcctcctccgcctcggctccacccccgccgccggccagaccatcctcctctcccgccgctggcgccgcctcccctccaaGCTCCCCAGGCtgctcttccccttcccctccacccCGCCCTGCGTCGGCCCCGGGATCGCCGCCAACACCGCTCCGGTCCTCCGCCACGTCGACGTCGTCTGCTGCGACTCCCCCGCCGGAGCCACCGCCACCTGGCTCCACCTCCTCGCGCCCCGCCTCGCCCACGACGGCGTCGTCTACTTCAGGAACACCATGTCCCGGAGGCGCCTCATGGCCCCTCACCGCGGCCTTGGcctcgcctccccctccccgacCTTCGAGCTCCCCtgcttcgccaccgccgccaagcTGTGGCTCCGCCTCGAGTTCCTCAACCTGGAGCTCCCCCGATCCGGCGTCTTCGCCCGCCTCACCGAGATGTTCCTGGAGCACGTCGACTTCAACCACAGGGGCAGGGGCGACTTCGGCCACACCTTCTCCACGCCGCGCTGCCCGCTGCTGCGCCGCCTGCGCATCGCCATGTGCACCGGGATTGACACCATGGGCATCTACTCCGACTCCCTCCACCATTTCGAGCTCGAGTTCGTCCCCGGATTGATGGAGCTCACGCTCATGGCGCCCGGCCTCAGGACGCTCGAACTGCTATCCTGCTTCTACTACATCCAGGAGTGGAATTGCTCGATCCATGCCCCGGATCTGGAGTCTCTTCGATGGGGCGATCGGTTTAATATAGGTTCTGTGCTGTTCGTCGGCTTCGCGCGCCTCCAGCAGCTCGCCGCCTTCACCATTCCTGTCTTTGGTCGGCCGGACAACACAATCATTCAGGAATTCGCGTTGCTCTTGGGGCGCTTCTCGGCTGTCTACCGTCTAGACCTCCTGCTCAGCTATGAAAGA GCGAATAGTCCTTGCCATTCGAATTGCGAGTGTGATGAGCACCCAGACTGGAATGAATGGGAAGCCATCGTGCATGGTCTCGAGGAAGCAGAAATTCGCAGCTTCAGAGGAACAGAGCATGATTTTAACTTTGTGGCGCTACTGTTCCTGGTGTCACCAGCGCTTAAAAAAATGACGATAACTTTAGATTGTATGGCTGATGCAAGTGAGGAATCATGCCAGAAGCTACGCGAGATTGTAGCAGTCCACCCTGGGGCTTGCCTTGAAATACACCAGAATACGAGTGGGGTGTTCTATGAATTTCGGCAAAGCAATTTCACCAAGACACCTGATGATCATTATTATGGTTAG